DNA sequence from the Scyliorhinus torazame isolate Kashiwa2021f chromosome 19, sScyTor2.1, whole genome shotgun sequence genome:
GAGCGATAGATGGAGCAGTCCATCTGTCTCCTGTCTGAGGCTGTGACACCAACATGCCAGGGCCTCGAGGTTACAATGGGTAAGTTGATGACCACCGTTGAGATTGGTCCAGCAGGTTCATCTGGATTTGCACTCAGCACTGGAATTAAGGACCACACACACTGGTGGGCACGATCAGGGTCTAGGTTACATGGGGTCAAAGCACCTTGACCAAGGCATCAAGGTGTTTCTTCTCAAGGAATCAGGAAGGGGCCCTCGGGCACCCACAGGAGGATGAACATTACCCAGCGGCCTCCACTCAGGACACTTCAAGGGGGTCCAGTTGCTCCGATTCCCCTCTGCTTGTCAACCCATCCACTCCAACGTCTCAGGCATCTGCCCTTGAGCAGGAGAACCTGGCCTCAGGCCATCAGAGGGTATCCACCAAGGTCATCACAGAGAGCAGgacatagcagtcagcaggctacCTTCACCTCTGCTGAGCATGTTGAAGCTGCACCCAGGCATACTGGTAAGGTTAGGAAATTAAGAAACATTGAAATCACTTTTGATTGAAATCACAGgtgtggaaccactgtaaatagaatcatagaatgcctacattgcagaaggaggccatctggcccatcgggtctgcacagaccCTTCGGAAAACTATCCTACCCAGgcgcaatcccctgccctatccctgcaaccccaccctaaggggcaatttatcatggccaatccacctaacctgcatgtctttggactgtgggaggaagaatGTGGCAGATGTGATAAGCAGAGCTTGGACCAAGTGCAGGCATGGCATTATCTCACTCATCTGCAAATAGGAGAGTCATCTTCGAAGACCTTTTATCTAGCGATCGCCCCCATGGTCTGGGTCTATCCTGCTGATCCTCATGTTCTTTCTGGAAATCTTCTGCACCCTGGACCTCTTCCTGAAGTTGCACGCAGTGTTGCTTGTCCCTTCGTCCCCATCTCTATTGTATTAGAACTCTCAAAAAGGCAGCATTGAGCTCGGGATCTGTAACTGCTTCATCCTCTCTGAAATAATGTATTGAATAGATTAATGTATAATAGTTGAAAATCATGAAGGTCACAATCATGAACCAATAGTAAATGTAAtgttcgggcagcatggtggcgcagtgggttagctctgctgcctcacagcgttgaggtcccaggttcgatcccggctctgggttactgtccgtgtggagtttgcacattctccccgtgtttgcgtgggtttcacccccacagtccaaagatgtgcacatcaggtggattggccacactaaattgccccttaattggaaaaaatgaattgggtactctgaatttattttttttaaagtaaatgtaATGTTCTATAGTATCTTCTGCCCGACGAGCCTGGTTGCCGATGCAGTCTTATATCTGAGGTGCTAACAGGTACATCGAGGTGACCGAGATGCCATTGCCGAGGTTTAATATCTGAATCCACAGAGGTTGAAGAAGGTTTGAATGACATGCATGACCTGACCTAGCTCAGAGCTCCAATCTCTGATCTGACGTACTTATTAACAATGAGTTGCTCATGATGAATGACTGGATTTCCTCTGGTCCATTATGAACGTCAATTCCAGAAAGCTCATTGAAATCTTTTATTGATGGGATGCCAGCTAAGCAGCACCTGTGCCTGCTCAATGTATTGCCAGAATTCCCAAATTTCACATTCCTCTGATGTTAAGCCAGTGACATTTCCCAGTTACAGTGTGGCAAAAGACATGGTCCAatgttttgtgagggtcacgaagaatccagcacgagtttcaaggatacaaataaataacatttatttacaataacatatatacacacaacagcagcaacctcacttgctgcttactccttcctgctggttccaaactggccagctttatttatacagggagtctgctaatgatttctccgcccccctcattggggaagctcatactcccacaggattgtgggattatcattagtccccagccaatggtaagcaggcaggttataacatccctccccccctcccccaagtccaaggaatccaccgaggaccctggcgaaggaggacgtcggactagttttgcctcaggccggacaccatttgcacgaggcgctggatcaggggcgtgtaacgagacggagactggcgtaacggttgtacatccacgacccgtgggcccgaggattccccctctgatgcgtccggtgtctccatctcggagtcagagtctgctgcctccgtcgtctcggcgtctctatctcgacgcggttctgtaacggtcctacgcaggctttgagtgaggcaccagtggaagattgtgaggactactttccattgtctcttgtttctgcggctgtagaaatgagctccgggggcggggaatctttggaagggatagtcttctggaccaaatGTGGTCTAcacgtttgcgctggagacgaccctgggcttgcacctggtaagatatagggcccgtttggtgaaagattatgccagggacccactgggcaccaccagcaaaattgcgaacgaacactgggtcaccggacgcaaactgccgaatcggccgatgccaagaaaatccctgtccctgctgttcttgtgtgcggcgtacttttgcgccaatgtccgggaaaaccatgctaaggtgggtgcgaagtctctggcccattaggagttctgcgggagctactccagtcaccgcatggggggggtggtcctgtacgtaaacaaaaagcgagccagtctcgtgtccattgatccagaagactgcttctttgcactgcactgtgcgctccgccaacccaattgaagtcgggtggtaaggggcagtgcggatatggtgtatgccgttcatcttcatggacctcggaaactcctcactcgtgaatggagtgccgttatccgtgaccagcacctcggggaggccatgcgtactaaaagacaaacgcatcttctcaattgttgcgcaggacgttgtgcctagcatcttatgcacctctagccatttagactgggcgtcgattaataaaaggaacatggatccttgaaaagggccggtgaaatccgcacgcaagcgcacccaaggctgccctggccattcccagtgatgtaggggtgcggccggcggaagcttctgatgctcctgacaaatggagcagttttgggccaccttctcaatgtcggcgtcgaggcctggccaccaatcataactccgggccaacattttcattttggtcgcacctggatgcccattgtgcaagtcttagtgtcagctcctgtcctttttccgggacaatcacatgtgtcccccacaagaggatgccgccttccaccctgaattctgacagcttggaggaaaatgcccgcaactcgcctgggagctgtctatgctgcccaccatacaggactatgtgcgaaccttggacaggactggctccgtctgcgtccactcacggatctgtgatgccgtgacaggcaaggtgtccataaaatttagggttgcaaccacctcaccggtcgtgggggtcgatatggggccggtcgataaaggcaatcggcttagtgcatcggcattcgctatctgcgtacctggtttgtgctccagagaatactcgtatgcagcgagcaacaaaacccagtgctggatccgtgcggaagcaatgggcggtattggcttatcctctctgaaaagtcccagcagaggcttatgatcagtcacgatagtgaagtggcgaccatacacgtactggtggaagcgtttcaccgcaaagaccactgccaggtcctccttctcgatctgcgcatactttttttccgctgcagtcaatgtacgggaggcgaaagctatcggctgctcggccccgttctccatcttgtgggacaggacggacccaataccatacggggatgcatcacatgtgacgagcaaaggctttccaggatcatagtgggttagtaacccagacgacgacaattgttgttttacccgccggaaagcggtttcttgcggctgaccccaaacccaggtatagtttttctttagcagaagatgcaacggggccagcgtagttgccagattggagaggaacttcccattataatttacgaggccgagaaaggaacgaagatgcgaagtgtcagtcgggacggGGGCCAGTTGAATCGCGCgcgccttctctgcgatggggtgcaaaccttcgtggtcgacccgataacccaggtagactacttccttcgcctgaaagatgtaCTTTGTGCGaaataaatggactccagcctccgaaaagggtctaaggacagcctccagattttccaaatgttcctgctccgacgtccctgtgatcaaaacgtcatctaagtagacagcgacacgcggtaaacctctcaaaatgccgtccataacgcattgaaaaatagcgcaggcagtggATACTACAAAGGGCAATCGtgcatattcatacaggccccggtgtgtattaatcgttacatatggtcgggaggcagggtccagctccaactgtaggtaggcgtgactcatatctaattttgtgaacgagagtccacctgcaagcttcgcgtagagatcctctatgcgaggcattggatatcggtcgagtcaggaagccgtattcactgtaagtttatagtcgccgcacaagcgaactggggcatctggcttcattacaggtacaattggtgctgcccagtcagcgaaacggacaggcctgataatacccaaagtttccaaatgaatgagttccccttctaccttctcgagcaaggcgtaaggaaccgggcgcgcccggaaatagtgcagcgtgactcctggttcgacttggatatggactacggccccttttattttccacaaaccgggctggaatacatctgggtatcgttcaagcacctcagtcaaccctccagaacctgtttggaggatgtgctgccactgcaaccgcaaatggcgcaaccagtcccgacccaacaggctggaataagtgggaaacgcccctcctggcgtccataaataacaggtgtcatcgtagttcctgcaatgtccaatggctcCCCCGTGTAGgttgccaacctggcctgtgtgtcggttaatgtaagggtctgtataccctgcttgatgcgggcgcatgtcctctgggtgatcacggagaccgctgcgccagtgtccaactccatctcaagcgggtgaccattgaccaatactgtcaccttaatgggggccacacggggagctgccacacaatgtccTCTGTCtctacatcctcaggagtagttgcaggttcatccacatggaaggtacggcgcctgggctggtcccagtttcggtcagaatgacggcgcctctgccgcccccaggaccggcgtccgcgacgggttcagcgcctacaagtctgacacggacatggctcctcatccattggttctggagaaggctcccttcggggaggaatatccgacagccactggcgtcaatccggacgtcccctcgcccaaggtaccgcaggagtgcagggggacgttttcggacagaagtggttgcaccccaaggcaggcacttccattccctgtagctcctgcactcttcgttctgcgctctcttgggacaatactatttgaatggcctgttgaaaagtcaatgttggctcagctaacaactttctctgggtggccacattgttaatatcgcaaaccaaacggtcgcgtaacatttctgacaaggtcttaccagagtcacagtactccgcaatcctgcgtaacctggatagaaagtcggcaagggattctcctggggtcctctcagcggtattaaaccggtaacgttggactatcgtggacggggttgggggttaaaatgctgccccactaaattcacaagttcatcaaacgttttggtgtccggcgcagctgggtacgtaaggctcctaatcaccccaaacgtatgcgggccgcaggcggtgagcaatatgaccacctggcactcattttcggtgatattgtttgcccagaaatagtaacgcatccgttgtgcgtactggttccagctttccagcgcagcatcaaaaacatccaaacgtccgtacagaggcatggtgtaatagaaaacaacttccaacctgtatccaacaaaaatccagggaggtggcttcagcagtgtagacagctattcactttaaccctcgtcgacagttttgtgagggccacgaagaatccagcacgagtttcaaggatacaaagaaataacatttattcacaataacatatgtatacacaacagcagcaacctcgcttgctgcttactccttcctgctggttccaaactggccagctttatttatacagggagtctgctaatgatttctcctcccccctcattggggagttcatactcccacaggattgtgggattgtcattagtccccagccaatggtaagcaggcaggttataacacaatggTTATTTTCTCAAGGCGATCATCCTCCTTTCTCTCAGCTCTGACTCCATTTTAATTTTGTGGCACCAACAAGTTAAAGGGTGTCCCCAGAATGGACCTCTTATTCTAGCAGCGTGTTCCTCCCAGACTGCCTCAGACCCCTTCCTAGCAGATTCCCTTCTACTTTCAATTTACAACTGGGCCATTAATTCTAATGTGCAAGGTACTGGTTCTTCAATATTAATTTGAGGCAAGGGTTGAtgcttcctctctctcactttccacaccatagaTATTTATCTGTAACCTCAGGACGACAATTCGTTTACACcgattaaaacagagagtctgagcagcaatcttccaagcagtagactttattcacctagcacaagagaataaaatcgggatgtccggaacaatccgatgagccctcaggcttacagtctttttatgtacatttcagctccgtatctcaagattcttatctttcttatcttactttacagccggaccttgctttggccaccattgtttttagttgacttttatctgtcttattcaagattggtcgcttcctttttcctctctttgtctcttaaaccatggtggttataactcttgcccttatctacacttctctacttgtgcaacaatcgtggtttagctgacttaggccgaatgtgtggaaacacctgctcgctttattctctcttttttattatggtcaactactaaagtgagccactgagcagtattcattgttcccccaagtgactattgtttgccttcgttaattagtgactgctatactacttttctgggtcttctgctttgatcatatcaactatacttgattacattaggtcatctattctatgtttgattacgttaggtcacacgaggttactctaaattacattaggttacataggttacatacccatttcactactcacctaaatctgctttatcatttcactaaaacctatgattctgaattccatacctagctcatacaatatccagtacaaattcccaacatgTCCCCCCTTTGAGGCTATTTCCTAGCCTCATCTCAATTACCAAGCTCAAATAACCCCCTCGCTTGATCCCATTCGCATTTTTATTTTAATCACTCTTtgcaggcaatgtggaggagccgaaTACTTTGGTCAGGGATCAATGCCCCTGTTCTAACTTTATCATAATGTGTTTATCCAGGTTCTGATTCTTGGGTTGCTCCCCCAGATTGCCTGCTCCTGACAGTCATCAGCCAAAAACCTTCCCACCCTTGTCGAGGGAAGGGAAAAAGACTGATTCCTGTGTACAGACTAAGTTCTCTTGGTCCCCCGCGGATTTCAGCAAGGTGCTTATCGTTGTCACCAGACGATCTTCCACTATCGTAGTTAGTTTACAGAGTGACGAGTTTCAACTTCGACCAAGGTCATGGTAAATTCACTCAGCGGGGGCGGCTCAAAGTTTCCCCATTCCTCTGTTTTTCCTCTTGAGCGTGAGTTGCGTATCACCCGAGTCACCATCTGCCGTGCTGCCACCCTGGTAAGGAAGGATCTCAGGACGGGTAGAAAGCAACAAAATATTAATCCCAGAATGATTATTGTTGTGATTGCTACAGCTCCAGCCTTGGCAAACCATGCCCCCCATCTTCCGAGCATTCTATCCAGCCAACTCCATACCCCATGTCCAAACCCAGCATTTTCTTTCATTTCTTTCGCAAGATTCTTTAACTTATTCATGGCTTGTGTAAATGACCCCTCTGGACTAGTGTTATTAGGGATAAATGTGCAACACTGATCcccaaacataacacacacacctcctTTTTCTGCCAGGAGCCAATCTAATGCCTGTCGATTTTGCCACGCCATTTTGCTGGTCGCATCCAACTGCTCTCCCAAGGCCTCCAGGGCAGCATTTGAATAATTAATAAACCTCTGCTGATTATAATAGATGTAATTGATCCACTCAGTATTCTTGTTGGGTGTGATCCAAAAAAGGATGGATTCAAACCCCGCGGCTATTTCACTCCTAGCTTTGAACTCATTCGGGATGCCTCGGGGCTGTCCAATTGCGTCCATTTGTACGTTAGGGTCAAGGGTATATGCCCTCTTAATTCTTTGTGATTTAATGCCGTTTTCCACCGGCAGTATCACAGTGCTCTGGGCCAGCATAACTCGGGCACATAGTCCCTTCCAATCCAGTGGTAATCGAGCCAGCAGCCCTTTTTCCGGGCCACAAAGCCACCAGAGATCGGCCAGTTGATTTACTTGATTTTCTAATAGATAAGGAGCGGGTGGCATTCCCCCTGTCCGGGCGGGAACAGCAGGGTTGAGCAGACTACGGATGTCGGATATATCCCAAATCCTTTCACACTGTCCTGTGTAGTTTCCCAAACTACTTCCCGTGCTGCCTTCCCTCCAATAGCAATCTTGGATTTGTAAGTTGGGCTCCACCCTCCATTCCTCTGGGGCCGCGTCCATTGCCGTCTTTGGCCATATTGGACAATCGTGGGCCACATGGTAGGTGCGCTTTTTTGCCCCAGCACGCAGGATACATAGGAATTGACACCTCGGCATTTTCCCCTTACAAAGGTTATCACATGCGGATCCTGAACAGTTTATCGTCTCATACGTGTAAGTCTGATTCTTATGcgtatatgtctgtgtgtatgtgttatatgTACGGCAATTTTCCTTTTTCCATTTTAGCAGCATGGTCCAACAGTCTCCTGATCCCCACGGTATATCAGTTACTTGGGTGCGTGGTCTTTCTGCCGCACATATCACACAGTCTTTCCCATCACTGTTTTTCTTACCAGTATACTCAGCCCATTTCCACCAGATGTTTTTCTGTGCTTTCTCCCACATAGTATCTGTGCTCACTGACCGTTTACGTCTTGCTTGTCTTAATACTCCACCTTCCTGATTCTGCACCCTTATGTCCTCTGCATCCCACTTTCCTTTGTTACGGGTCAATGAAGTCCTCAAAGGAAATAGTTTCCAAGTCCCAGGTGGGGAACGAGGCCCCCTCCCTGTTCTCACCTCCCCCGGCACCTTGACTAACAGGCCCAGGCTGGGCATTTGTATCATCAGCCAGCTCATGCACAGAACTACTTTCATCATCCTCTACTCTTTCTGTTCTACTTTGGCTCTGTTCCTCCTCCCCACGATTCTCCCCGTGTAGTTCTATCTCTTCCTCGCTGCTACTTCTATCCGCACTGCCACTGTCTTCAATCTCCCTTCTCTCCCCTACCCCTGTTATCGTTCTGGTACAATGGTTCACGTGATACCACAGTGTACTGCCTTCTACTTGCAACGCCGTGGGAGACACTTTGGTGACTTCAAACGGTCCTTCTCGTCTCGGTTCGTTCCAACGTCTCCGGAACTTCCTGATGTATACTTGATCTCCAAGTTTGATCTGGTGTTCCGTTGCAGGGCTttcctcctccttggccttttcCTGTTCAAATATAGTTCTATGTATAATAGTTAATTGTCGTACATACTCCCTTGCGTCCTGATCTAAACATTCCAGCGCGGGGCCCCCTGCTCCCCTGATCTTTGGCACCGGCATTACTCTTCCTGTCATCATTTCATGTGGGCTCAAATGTGTGATTCTGTTTTCCTGACTCCTGTACTGCATTAGAGCCAATGGCAGAGCATCCATCCAGTTTTTCCCTGTCTCGCTGCAAATATTGCTTATTTTAGCCTTAAGGGTCCCGTTTGCTCTCTCCACCAttccttgggattgaggatgatacaCACATCCAAACTTCTGCTTTATTCGGAGCGCTGAGAGCGTCTCTCTCAGTGCCCTTCCTATAAAAGCAGATCCATTATCTGAACTTAGTTGCATGGGTATGCCAAATCTTGGGATAATTTCTTTTGACAGGAAGTTAATCACCGTTCCAGATCCTTGATCTTTGGATGGTGTTGCTTCTATCCATCTGCTGAATCTATCGATAATCACTAGCATGTATCTTTTCCCCCTCACCACCTTTCCCATATCCACATAGTCCATGCATAGATGTTTAAATGGTCCTTCGGGAATGGGTATATGCCCTATTGGGGCAGTAATGCCCTTCCTGATATTATTCTGAGCACACACCTCACACTGACTTAGTATGTAGTCAATTGAGTTTTgcaggtatggtgaccagaatccttccttcttgatctttctagccacctctcctcttgcacagtggtccactccatgtgcttcGCTGATTAGTATGGTTAGTAATGATGTGGGTGCTA
Encoded proteins:
- the LOC140396173 gene encoding uncharacterized protein, which translates into the protein MMKVVLCMSWLMIQMPSLGLLVKVPGEVRTGRGPRSPPGTWKLFPLRTSLTRNKGKWDAEDIRVQNQEGGVLRQARRKRSVSTDTMWEKAQKNIWWKWAEYTGKKNSDGKDCVICAAERPRTQVTDIPWGSGDCWTMLLKWKKENCRTYNTYTQTYTHKNQTYTYETINCSGSACDNLCKGKMPRCQFLCILRAGAKKRTYHVAHDCPIWPKTAMDAAPEEWRVEPNLQIQDCYWREGSTGSSLGNYTGQCERIWDISDIRSLLNPAVPARTGGMPPAPYLLENQVNQLADLWWLCGPEKGLLARLPLDWKGLCARVMLAQSTVILPVENGIKSQRIKRAYTLDPNVQMDAIGQPRGIPNEFKARSEIAAGFESILFWITPNKNTEWINYIYYNQQRFINYSNAALEALGEQLDATSKMAWQNRQALDWLLAEKGGVCVMFGDQCCTFIPNNTSPEGSFTQAMNKLKNLAKEMKENAGFGHGVWSWLDRMLGRWGAWFAKAGAVAITTIIILGLIFCCFLPVLRSFLTRVAARQMVTRVIRNSRSRGKTEEWGNFEPPPLSEFTMTLVEVETRHSVN